Below is a genomic region from Drosophila albomicans strain 15112-1751.03 chromosome 2R, ASM965048v2, whole genome shotgun sequence.
CCAAATGTTAGTAGTCATGATGTGAGATTGGACACAAAGGACTTGAGGGTTATGATCAACCAATATCAACAGACCTCTATGCAAACATGTTTCACAATTGGCACCCAGACGAGGCAAATTCACTTGGTGTCGCAAGCCACGCAAATCGTGCGAAGCATGGAGACAAAAACTACTCAGACACAGGAAGAGCCAATGTTGTCTGCTATGGCCAGCACTATGACGGATGCTGGGTTGCAGTATCGCAACAGTGGCACACAGACCACCCAGGAGCAGGATGAAGATGAACTATTGTCGCCCCACTTAAGGCTGCTGCATCAGCTGCTCACAATGAGCAACACTCAgggacagctgctgctgcgaggCGTGGAGGGCATAAATCAACTGATGGAATGCAAAAACCTCGAGATGGAAAAGCAAAGCCTGGAAGCCACAACGACGGCTGAGGTCAAGCAACTGTGTGCCAAAAGCTATGCGATATTGACacagaacaacaataaattccaACAGCAGCTAAAGCCTCAAATTCGCAGTGCAAGATTTCGTTGTGGCAAGTTTGGAAGCTGGCCAATGCGaagacatcgacatcgacttcGCAGGGAGCAGACAAAACAGTCGGAGACCACAGCGTAGGTGTTCAAACACTCGTCAATAGAGTTCTACTGATAATCTCCTCTGTTCAGCACACAAATGCACAGCTGCAAAGCGACGCAAACGGAGCAACTGAACACGAAGGTCGCCGCCAACCTGGTGACTGCAACACAAAGGCACAGAGACAAGGGATTCCTTTGGCTACGACGCAGCAGCTAGACACattcgaaaaagaaaaaaaaagaactagGAGGAACCTTTAGTTGAAGGATATTCGACTAAAAGACACcctttttatttctttactatttcaaattgtagcattacattattatatttatttttattactctAAACTTTTAGAACGAAACACTATTGAATTACTgtctttattttcattatttgtggACGAAAGGTAATTGCTTAGGTTAATATGTAAAATAGCAAGCTACACTTCAAATTTAAACTTCCCCGCTTTAATAATTTCTGAATCTGCTGCATTTATAACAGCGGACAGACAGAGGGCAGGATATCAGAATGTCGCCAACTTACCAGAGCCAGCTCCAGTTTGGTGATTTAACTGTTGccattgcagttgctgttgcggttACTGTTCTCGATGCACACAtttttgtctttcttttttgctgaGCATAAAAACTGTTTTATGGTTTTGGCACTTGGATTATTCTGCATGAAATGTTTAGATTAGGCTTGCGGCTGCATCGCTTAGATGGCGCCAAAGTCAGACCGAGTAATGAATACGTATGTGAATACTTCGACTTTTGTGAATATATACTTTGTGGAATACTTGGCAATCCGCAGACACGTCCGCACGCGATAAAATCTCGCCAAAGACTGAATGGAGTTTGGCTCGGGTTTGTGCCAAGTGACCAACGTTGtgagtttgcttttgctttggtttctttcttttgtttttgttcttttctcGTTCGGACTCGACTCGGTTGCAGCTTCGGTTTTTTGTTTACCtcgctgctgtttgctgtctgttgttgttggtcttgtTGTCGGTATgcaaaaagccaacaaacgaaacaacaataagaaagtCACGCTTAACGACTGCCGCCGACTCCGACTGTCGATTGTGGTCTTGGCCATGGTCTAGGCTGGACACTAGTATAGAATGAAAGAGAACCAAAAATAGGCAGCATGCAACAAGCTAGGTGCCGCTGCTTGGGTGGATGATGTTGCAAAGCTATGAACCAAAATCACGTTTGGGGTGTGAACTGGAGACACATCGatgcagcaaaaaaataaaaagtccTGAGCCGCAATTCTCTTGACCGCTGATTGATTGTTTGTGTATCGCAGGCGAACACGCCCCGCTTCTGGCGTGCAACAAAAAGGGTTGCACTTTAATTGAGATTTATTTATGGCCTAGgcaaaaccgaaaaaaaaaaaacaaagagcgCTTCATAATAATGAGCTAACCACGGAGCTGGCAATATTTGGACAGCGGCAGGCAATTGAAAACTCCAACTTGaattgtgttgttgcttttgctgttgccgttgccgttgctattgttgttgccgttgttcttgttggCACTTCAGCAGCACAAAGCAGCGTGCAACGGTTTGGAGTCGGAGTCCGGAGTCTGAGAGTTTGGGTTGAAAATTGGGCGGGCAGCCGCCAGCTCGTTGTTGTCAAATTGTTGGCCATCTACTCTGGCTGCATGTGGATGACATGTTCGAGTGTGGTAGTATGTGTGGCATGTTGAgtgttgcatgtgtgtgtgttgtttgggTGGGAGCTCGTTCGCTGTCTGTAAGCAGCCTGGAATGCTGAAATGCACTATAGTTTTGGCGGCGCAATTGAGTTTGGACCAACTAAAGGTTAAGTGGCATGTTCGAGGCTCCACAATTTGGGGCAGCAATCAGCTTAGTTCGGCTTGGCTTTAACCACCGGACCAGACATCGGCCAACGTTATGCTCAATTATACATCGCAAATTATTGTGGTGGGCACAAAACTTTCACTCAGCTTGCAGAACAATTGTGCAGACagcgaaacaacaaaacacaaaacaaaaacaaagtcaacaaaatGGCGCAGACGACATGAAAAGGACGAAGAGAAAAATGGCTTGCGCTTCCTTCCGGTTCAGTTGACAGacctcccaaaaaaaaaaaataccatgaAAAAACCAACACAAAGCAGAAGGAAATGAATtgaacgaaaacgaaaaagaaaaaggaatgGAAGAAGAGAACAATATTTTACGAAGAGGAATGACATGTGTCGTAATTAACAACTAACCATAAACGAAGACATAAAACAAACTATGCGCCACTCTACTGTGGACTGTGTGTTGCGAGGATGATGTTGCAACCTGGACATGTAGTTGCAACTTTTAACAAGCGACTGCAAATGATTAATGTCAATAAAGCGCAAAGTAAGCTGTACATTGACTTGACCATGCAGCTTCTCGGGCATTTTTGGGTCATGAACCTGCCCAACACAATTGAGGACACAGCGGCTGATCCTCAAGCGTCGTCGACGACGTGTGGGCGCCATGATTGCCCAGTTCAATTCGTGTCAGACTTggcaataaattgcaaatgacAGGGATGCTGATTGGTTGCGCAGTTAGACCGTGACTCGGCAGTTTTGTTTAGCAGACGAGGCACGCTTCCACTTAACGATAATTAGCTGCCTTTCTAATGAGGCATTTAAAGTTACATGCTTACCTACAACTTACTTTTGTAATGAGTTACATACTTACATCTGGCTTTGTCTTTGTCGCTTTTGGCACTGGCCCCAAAGCCATGTCACGCATGTGTCCAGCCATTTCACCTGTGCTTGCTGTGGCGCCGCCTCCGAAGCTGCCTCAGGTTACTGCCACGTCACATTTAGCGCATTCAACGCATGCGCAGCCAGTGTGACAAGTCAGTGAAATGGGAAACGTTGACATTGCTGTTGGCTGGGAAATTACATATCTGTCTGCTGTGGGTTCCAGTGGCTTCCATTGTCAACAATGCCATTGATTTAGCACATTCTTGGCCccccacacgcacacacacacttcattCGCGTAAAATGGAACGCaacgcaaatgcaatttagcTAACGGTAACGCCAGCATTTAATCCATATTTGGTGGCATACTCAAATATTTCGTTTGATTGACGTCTGTCAATCAAGCAGTTAATTGAAGAGTTCGCGTCTGGTTGAGCAAAGAAAGCATTTCCACTTTTTAGATAAAGagaaaattctttaaatgtgCAACAGCACTGTGCGTAATCCAGTTGGCgtaaaaaatggcaaaaatgcaaaaattaaacatatataacGGCAATTTTTTGGCatgacaaacaaaatataccaaaaacgtaaaaaacattacaaaaatgGTCACACGGAATTACGCTGATAGCGTTGCCAGAGAAGAGAGTAATTAtcgtgttatcgataacacttGCTCTCGACAGTAAACAAACTGGGCTATCGAATATATACAGAGAAAGAGTGAAAATTGTTGGCTGcagaaaaacattaaaaaagtgAAGACAAAAAAACAGAGGAAATGGCCTCGCTAGAaccaacacaaaataaaacatggGATCTGTCCCTGTACGAGCTGCAACGCAAGCCGCAAGAAATCATTACAGACAGCACAGAGATTGCGGTTTCGCCGCGCAGTCTGCACAGCGAGCTAATGTGTCCCATTTGCCTGGACATGCTAAAGAAAACGATGACAACCAAAGAGTGCTTGCATCGCTTCTGCTCCGACTGCATTGTCACCGCGTTGCGTTCGGGCAACAAGGAATGTCCCACGTGCCGCAAGAAACTCGTCTCGAAGCGCTCGTTGCGCGCTGATCCCAACTTTGATCTGCTCATCTCGAAAATATATCCAAGTCGCGAGGAATACGAAGCTATACAGGAAAAACAAATGGCCAAATTCAATCAGGCGCAATCACAGCAGGCGTTGGTTAACTCCATTAACGAAGGCATCAAACTGCAATCTCAGAATCGTCCGCAACGCTTTCGCACCAACAAAGGAGGAGGCGGTGGAGGAGGTAATAATAGTGGAGCCGGAGGAGGAGGCAGTGCTACACGTTCCGGATCGAGTGCAGTGCATGCCCATGATACGGCTTCCAAtgacagcaacagtaacacaAATGGCACCGATCGTGAGACACGTGACgtgagcagcaacaacactgcAGCCGGAACAGCATCTGGGGCAGCAGGAACCGCAACGGGAGCCACTGCCCCAGCCACCAACTCCTcgaccacagcaacaacaacagcaacagctgcggGCACTTCAGGCGCCAGCACTTCATCCAGTCGAATGCAGGTAGATGATGCCTCAAATCCACCCTCAATACGCAGCACACCATCGCCAGTGCCCTCGAACTCAAGCAGCTCCAAGCCAAAGCGTGCCATGTCGGTGATGACATCGGAGCGCTCCGAGGAATCGGAATCGGACTCCCAAATGGACTGTCGTACCGAAGGTGACTCCAACATTGACACCGAAGGCGAGGGCAACGGTGAGCTGGGCATTAATGATGAAATTGAGCTTGTGTTTAAGCCACATCCCACAGAGATGTCGGCGGATAATCAATTGATACGTGCGCTGAAAGACAATTGCATACGCTACATCaaaacaactgcaaatgcaactgtAGATCATTTGAGCAAATATCTGGCCATGCGTCTCACTCTCGACTTGGGCGCAGATTTGCCCGAAGCTTGTCGGTTGCTCAATTTTTGCATCTATGTGGcaccacagccacagcagctggTCATCTTGAATGGCAATCAGACACTACATCAGGTCAACGATAAGTTCTGGAAGGTAAGAAGAATGATGATATGTGCTTCAAACATACTTTAATCTCCCCTTTCAAACGCAGGTCAACAAGCCCATGGAAATGTATTATTCGTGGAAGAAAACCTAAAGCATCATTCGACATTTATTTCTGCAATtgaaatactatatagtaaTAGATTTTATCGTTAATGTGCTTAAcaagaatattatatatacatacatcatacaaatataacaaattgtaattgtaaattgtaagaATACATTTGCCGCTTCGATGCGGAAAGCGTATTTAAGGAACACTTACAACTATTTTAAGCGACTAAAAAGACGGGTTCGTTTGCAAACCAATGACTAAGCATTGTGACTCGCGTGAGGAGAAAATACAGAAAAGGCGCTGGGATCTGTTGAGGTTTCGTGCGGTTTCTTCTACACTTTGGTACTATCATGTGAACACTAAAAAGGCACCGTTCTCTGAACTGAAAGTGAAATCATTTAGGCACTCGGCGCATCTTAGCGAGAATTGCGTTGCGAAAGTCCTTGAAATCGCTGCTTGCTTCAATCTCATTGCGGCACTTGCCCTGAATGCGATAAAGTCCTAGATTAATCTCGGAACGTTGCCCATTAAGTGTGCGCCGCGTCAGATCCTGTTCCAGATCGTAAGGCAAACCCAAGTCAATCAATTCATCAATTTCATCTTGGGCAAAAGTTCTCTGCGTTTCCTGCAAATATTCGGCGCACTTTTCATAAATATCTAGGAACTGTTCGACCTCCTTCTTGTCGCCCGCTCGTTGTTGTTCCAAATAGCGATGCAGTAATCTGGTGGCATCCGTGTCCAGCAGTGTTTGATGCACATCGTTGGTGAGTGTGTAAATGCGCTGCACTTCCTCAACTGTCATATCAGAACATCCACAAAAACATTTGATCAACTTTACAGTTTTGTTCTGCGTGAGAAAtgttgattatatttatttattgtattaataatatacacCCAATCTTTGGAACAAACCTTGTAGGATGTCGACGCCATGATGTCGATGTTTGATGGTTCTTATTCTATTGATGTTTCCTACTGATATTAAGTTTCCTGCTGATATTAAAGCTAagcacaaagcaaacaaatttgtcgATGAGCAAACGTCTGTTGTGAACTAGTTCAATTGAACACAGCACTTGAATAGTGTTGCCAACAATATTAtgtgaaaagtaaaaaaataaatttagcaaagAATCAAGTTTTGCACGATATTCTTCAATGAcccatatttaatttgtaaatttattatcattcCCAATTGTAAAAACTATCTccaattttagtttttttcatACTCTCCCGATGTATGGAAAGAACCGGCCAACACTACAACTAGTTCAACGAAAATACTTGTTCTTTTAAGGGTATGCTACCATATGGGTTGCTTATTGtgataaaaaatgtaaacaaaccaatgaatgaatgaaacgAACATTTTGGTAGATTAATAAAAAGTGctttaattttgataagatGCTAAGCAGATGctaacatatgtatttttatattattttgctttcgAAAGCACAAAATCGgtaaattctataaattcaTCTTGTAATATGATATTATTACAGCACTTTTCTTGAATCTGTTCAATGatgaaattactttttatcCGATCACCATTCAGCGACTGAGACAGTTCCTTTCTCTCGTTTGGCCATATTCCCAATTGCAGCAACTCTTCAGCTACCTCCTGCGTTAGCGACAATTCCGTTTCCAGCAGCAATATAGAGCATTTCTCATAAATTTGCACAGTATTCATAAGCTCACTATCATCTCCCAATTGTTGGCGTTCTGCGAATTTTCGTATCTCATCAATCGCATTCGCATCTTTAAGCAAGGCATTTGGATTTTTCGATAGAGTGTAGATTCGCTTGGCTTCCTTTTTATCAAGTTTACTCATTTTTACTATGAATAGATAAATATGtaagtaatttatttctattatttttaactttgctGTTGactgaattaattaatattttaaaaagtaaaagtaagcTAATTCTGTAATTGTCGATTGCAAACTAAATCCAACAATCTTTCCGATTACTTCACAAGCTCATCACTTTTTAACATTGACTCCATGATACAATTTTACAAGGTAGTCGCGTCGGCAAAAGCTGAcaatgagtgcgagtgaaagaggGTCAGCACAGTAGTGTGAGCGAGAGACAATGAATTTGTGCATTAGCCCTTAGACgatgcaattaatatttatatatatatttagaagctaatattaatgtctccttgacattttttttaaaatgtaaactgTTTATGAAcaatcttaaaaatatatatgataatTCTCTAAATGTTCTAATTCTATCCGTGTCTACGGCATACATTACAAAATGCCAATTTGCCCAAGCGTTATTTGCAGAAAAAATTAGTCCGCATACAACCTCTTCCGTCGAAAAACGATCACGCACTGACGAAATCTTTTGGCGACGGGCTTatcttgtataattgtatcatgatGATGGACTCTACCTCGATGACGTCATTCGGCAAGAGGAAAGCTTCATACTTTCGCGCCAATTTTCTTAACCTATTAAGTGATATTGCAGGGTTGCAtttcaaaaaatgtataatcaATTTGTATACGAATTTGGATCAGTTATTCAATAAGCAATTAAGGccagattttattttaagcttttatagatacaaaagaaattaaaaaataaaataatatatatatgaggtttaagtttttatttttttaactcaTAACTGCAAGAagcttaaaacattttatcaCAACactatgtacataaatacccttctacttcATACTGCTGGGTATAAACATATCTatgttaaaattttgttgttaacaTAATGTTAATGGACTCTTATCACTTTAACTCTTATCTCTCTCAGTTGGGTGTTTACGTTATTGGGTCTTACAAACCTGAACTCTTTTAAAAAGATAAGCAACATGGACCcccaataatataaaaaaaattatttatgtatagcACCCATACATTCTTCTTTACGGTTAAAATATGCAGTTTCACCATGATTTGcacatttataatttgcatttttatgatcaaaaaataattattatagttgTAATTAAGAACTCAGccaataatcataataatagtaaataaaataaaacagttttgcctatgtgtgtatgtctttgtatttaaatatgtaggATGATCGATATATGCATGTAAATTCAATAACAACTATTTACAACTTTGATTTCAGTGCTTTCATCAGTTTCTCCAATTTCAGAGCCTTTTGGAAGTCGCCGCTAATCTTGAGCTTGCCGGACATGTAAGCTGGCGCGGCCTTCAGTTTTCCCGAAAACATGTCGAAGAAGTTGTTTGAGTTCATGGTCAGCGTGGCATCCGCAGCAACTGGAGGAGCACCTGTGCCGCAGGCACCGGTACCATTCTTCAAATCCAAAAACCAGATACCTTCTTCGGCACCATTGATATTGAACTGATAGACGGCCTGCGTCTTGGAAACGATTTCAGCTGAAAGCAAAGATTCGATTTTCTTGAAGAGCTGCGGGATTTTGGCATCTCCAGCAGCTGCCGGCgcaccaccaacaacagctTCTCCGGCAGGCGCCTCCAAAAAGAAGTCCAACATCAGCTTATCGGCATTTTCACGCACACACGCGTAATCCGTGAGATCCTTGATGCCCACCGATTCGAGCACCTCGTCGTCCACAAAGAATTGACCAGTGGACTGTTTGGGTTCCCGCGAGAGAATGGCATAGGCTGCATCCGCCATAATCTCTGGTTTGCGCGACCAACTGGCGCTGTCTGGTCCCGTTAGCATCTCAATGGCCGCCGTATAGATGGCGGTACGAGGCCAAAGGGCATTGACAGCAATGCCACGACTGCGGAACTCTTCCGACatgccaagcacacacatgGACATACCATACTTGGCCATAGAGTAGGCCACATGAGGACTAAACCATTTGGACTTCATGTCTAAAGGCGGTGAAATGTTCAGGATGTGGGCGTGGTTGCTCTTCTCCAAATAGGGCAGACATTCCTTAGACACTAGGAAAGTGCCGCGTGTGTTGATGTGATGCATCAGATCGTATCGCTTCATGTCCGTATCTGGTGTGGACGTCAACGAGATGGCGCTGGCATTGTTAATAAGGATATCGATGCCGCCAAATTTGGCAACAGCCTCCTTAACGGCTGTACGCACCTGCTGTTCATCACGCACATCTACGATACAGGGATGGGCTCGACCACCAGCCTTCTCGATCTCCTCGGCCGCTGTGTATATGGTACCCGGCAGCTTGGGATGCGGTTCAGCTGTCTTGGCAGCCACCACAATGTTTGCGCCATCGCGAGCAGCTTTTAAGGCGATTGCTTTGCCAATACCACGAGAGGCGCCGGTTATGAAGAGAGTGCGTCCTGCTAATTTGCCGGAATTAATCATGTTGAACTGTTCGCTTTATGTACTGAAAGTGGACTAAGAAACCGTTTGAACCACAGTCGATCAATGTTGAAAATGCGAAAGTCCAAAGTGCAATCAGATCAACAAGACGAAAGATTCAAAGAGGCGAAAGTTAAACACTGCGGCTTAAGTCGCCTCATGAATGCGCTGTAGCTAAAAGTAATGATACATTTTTTGGGAAAGCATTTACTATTTCACAGCTACTGCAGCcacaaatttatgcattgccattttaatatctttctgcaaataatgtaatgtattttgtattatggTTTGCTAATTTCAGACCCCATATTGCCGTTTTGTCATTACCACTTTTTATTCGTTGTGAATGGCAGAATGGAATGCGCTACGTTGCAttagtttttggtatttcttaTCGTTATAGTTGTGGTCACACtgagaagaagcagaaaaagcatttttttgtttacagttGCAAAGTGTGTGTTCTATTTTACAGCAAGTGCTAATGATTAGTTTAGTTTAAAGATAAAATtcaaacaataataagaaatgGCTGCATCACGCTCACGTCGGCACAATGCGGGCAATAAAATAGCTAAACTGTTAGACGAAGAGGAAGACGATTTCTACAAAACTTCATATGGCGGTTTTCAAGATGAAGAAGACGACAATGAATATGTGTAAGTAAtcgtattttttgtttaaactgCAGAATAATGAATTGAACACATTGCAACGCAGCCAAAAAGACGAAGAGGAGGATGTTGTGGACTCCGACTTCAGCATTGACGAGCAGGACGAGCCCGTCTCCGATCAAGAAGAGGCGCCCGACAAAAAACGCAAACGGGGTGGTGTCAACACAAAAGCATACAAAGTAAAAACATTTATTCTATTAAAACTCACAGAAAGTATTAATTATCCTGTTCATTGTGTAGGAACCTGCCAAGCCAATGCCTGTCAAAAAGGACGCAAAACCCTCAACCACGCTGCACAAGAAACGTGCTGGCGGAGGCGTCGTAAAGCGTCGCGTGCGTCCACGCTTCACTGTGCAGGACTCGGGACGCAAGTCCATACGCACATCGACTGCCATTAAGACACAGGCGACTAAGATACGGTTAAAGGAATTGGATGATGCGCGCAAacggaaaaagaaaaaggtaCGAGTGGAGGATTATATGCCCTCGCAGGAGGAGCTGCTGGAAGAGGCCAAAATCACCGAGGAGGAAAACATCAAGTCATTAGGTAAGTGCAGCTTAATCACTCCTTTATTcccattttaaacaaatttcataacgTGCAgagaaatttcaaaaaatggAACTGGAGAAAAAGAAGACACGTCCCACGAAAAGGGTTTTCACTGGGCCAACAATACGCTATCATTCGATGACCATGCCAGTGATGCGTAAGCCAACTCGCACCACAACCCTTCCACATGATCCCAACGATCCAGCCGCGAAATGTGAGCGTACATTCGTGACCATCGAGAATGATTTCAATGACAAGGCTTTCCATGCAATCTTCCGACCCAAACGAGTCCTCAAAAATTCTAGTGGCATCTGTCCCATTACCAGATTGCCGGCGCGCTACTTTGATCCTGTCACCCAACAGCCATACTACAGCATACAGGCATTTAAGATACTTAGAGAAGCGTACTATATGCAACTGGAACAGCAGAGCAGCGGCAACGAGCCGCCAGAGTTGGCCAAGTGGATGGAGTGGCGTAAACTGGTTAAAGAGAATCGCCAGAAGGCGGCTAGCTCTAAATTGAACATATTGAAGGATTAGATGTTGGAGTGCACTCTCgactaataataattagaGCCGTTCACAATACTAAATTGTGTGCAAGAAGATTAAACAGATTGTCTTATTATTACCAAACATTTCTGATGTATTTATCTTTACTGATTAGAAAcacttaaattattatttgcttcCACAAAGGCTTACACTTCAGAGCGTGCactaaatataaagaaaattagtAACGTAAGAAATAAGTTTACATTAAAAGAACTGTGCATAATTATTGACTATCAtgtttattgaataatttccTAATCGCTAAAAACGCGGCACATAATGGAAAACAGCTAATGTACGCGAATATAAAACTTAACATCAACTACAGTATAATAAGTATAGCatataattgttaattgtaCTAACTATATTATAATTGTGCTAATTTACTGAAAATTGAGGCTGTCCTAAAGCTCGTAAGCCCGGTCGCCGTTCTGTGATTGTTAAATGAGTGTATCTTCATCCTGACCCTCGAACACCATCAACAACGAGTGCTGCGATGGCGATCGACCCAGCGTAAGTCCACCCAGCGAACCATCTGGCGAGAGCAGTCCAGTCTGCAGACTGTTGTTATCCCTGTAGCCGGAAGTCGACGAGGTTTGTGACACCGAGTCCCAGGATATTTCGCCAATGGCCTTGGCCTGCTGCTCCTCCTGCGACAATGAAGTTACCTGAGAATTGGATTGGATTAGCGGAAGGCCTTAATTGCCATGTCAGAGGCTTACAATGCTGGGCGTCTCAATGGGAGTCAGGCGACTTCGCTTAAGCCGGAATGTTTTGCGACTGGCCGCCTTGGAGCGCTGCAGTCGCGAACGCGTGTGATCGCCCGAACTGTCCTCGGCAGGACTCTCAGGCGAGAGTGGCGTTGTGGAAGTCTCGCCTGAAGAATGTCGAAATTCAACAGATGATACAAAGCGCAGTTTTGGTGGCTGCGCTTTGAATGGCGCCTGCTGCAACGACTGCGAATGCGACAGCTGCG
It encodes:
- the LOC117576965 gene encoding E3 ubiquitin-protein ligase RING1, with the translated sequence MASLEPTQNKTWDLSLYELQRKPQEIITDSTEIAVSPRSLHSELMCPICLDMLKKTMTTKECLHRFCSDCIVTALRSGNKECPTCRKKLVSKRSLRADPNFDLLISKIYPSREEYEAIQEKQMAKFNQAQSQQALVNSINEGIKLQSQNRPQRFRTNKGGGGGGGNNSGAGGGGSATRSGSSAVHAHDTASNDSNSNTNGTDRETRDVSSNNTAAGTASGAAGTATGATAPATNSSTTATTTATAAGTSGASTSSSRMQVDDASNPPSIRSTPSPVPSNSSSSKPKRAMSVMTSERSEESESDSQMDCRTEGDSNIDTEGEGNGELGINDEIELVFKPHPTEMSADNQLIRALKDNCIRYIKTTANATVDHLSKYLAMRLTLDLGADLPEACRLLNFCIYVAPQPQQLVILNGNQTLHQVNDKFWKVNKPMEMYYSWKKT
- the LOC117573374 gene encoding hydroxysteroid dehydrogenase-like protein 2, which gives rise to MINSGKLAGRTLFITGASRGIGKAIALKAARDGANIVVAAKTAEPHPKLPGTIYTAAEEIEKAGGRAHPCIVDVRDEQQVRTAVKEAVAKFGGIDILINNASAISLTSTPDTDMKRYDLMHHINTRGTFLVSKECLPYLEKSNHAHILNISPPLDMKSKWFSPHVAYSMAKYGMSMCVLGMSEEFRSRGIAVNALWPRTAIYTAAIEMLTGPDSASWSRKPEIMADAAYAILSREPKQSTGQFFVDDEVLESVGIKDLTDYACVRENADKLMLDFFLEAPAGEAVVGGAPAAAGDAKIPQLFKKIESLLSAEIVSKTQAVYQFNINGAEEGIWFLDLKNGTGACGTGAPPVAADATLTMNSNNFFDMFSGKLKAAPAYMSGKLKISGDFQKALKLEKLMKALKSKL
- the LOC117576968 gene encoding uncharacterized protein LOC117576968 produces the protein MLRVDLKALLQISKSTPGALQIHKRIQLKGNVSYIICCELHDGLLTIKQARRLKLGRTRRRTKRQQKVLSKAKQPTTVMSLQGCLPSKPNVSSHDVRLDTKDLRVMINQYQQTSMQTCFTIGTQTRQIHLVSQATQIVRSMETKTTQTQEEPMLSAMASTMTDAGLQYRNSGTQTTQEQDEDELLSPHLRLLHQLLTMSNTQGQLLLRGVEGINQLMECKNLEMEKQSLEATTTAEVKQLCAKSYAILTQNNNKFQQQLKPQIRSARFRCGKFGSWPMRRHRHRLRREQTKQSETTATQMHSCKATQTEQLNTKVAANLVTATQRHRDKGFLWLRRSS
- the LOC117576969 gene encoding uncharacterized protein LOC117576969, whose protein sequence is MASTSYKNKTVKLIKCFCGCSDMTVEEVQRIYTLTNDVHQTLLDTDATRLLHRYLEQQRAGDKKEVEQFLDIYEKCAEYLQETQRTFAQDEIDELIDLGLPYDLEQDLTRRTLNGQRSEINLGLYRIQGKCRNEIEASSDFKDFRNAILAKMRRVPK
- the LOC117573375 gene encoding vacuolar protein sorting-associated protein 72 homolog, with translation MAASRSRRHNAGNKIAKLLDEEEDDFYKTSYGGFQDEEDDNEYVQKDEEEDVVDSDFSIDEQDEPVSDQEEAPDKKRKRGGVNTKAYKEPAKPMPVKKDAKPSTTLHKKRAGGGVVKRRVRPRFTVQDSGRKSIRTSTAIKTQATKIRLKELDDARKRKKKKVRVEDYMPSQEELLEEAKITEEENIKSLEKFQKMELEKKKTRPTKRVFTGPTIRYHSMTMPVMRKPTRTTTLPHDPNDPAAKCERTFVTIENDFNDKAFHAIFRPKRVLKNSSGICPITRLPARYFDPVTQQPYYSIQAFKILREAYYMQLEQQSSGNEPPELAKWMEWRKLVKENRQKAASSKLNILKD